In Lentibacillus amyloliquefaciens, one DNA window encodes the following:
- a CDS encoding RNase H family protein encodes MIEVYTDGASSGNPGPSGAGVYIKAQGDVKELSFVLGVMSNHEAEFHAVLKALGVCISHFPGEILSFRSDSKLVVDAVDTGFIKNPVYKPLLAAINDKASQFPYFFIKWIPEKQNPNADRLARQAIMRE; translated from the coding sequence GTGATTGAAGTCTATACGGATGGTGCATCCAGCGGCAATCCGGGGCCAAGCGGGGCTGGTGTGTATATAAAAGCCCAAGGGGATGTCAAGGAATTGTCGTTTGTACTCGGCGTCATGTCTAATCATGAAGCCGAATTTCATGCTGTTTTGAAAGCTCTCGGCGTGTGCATCAGCCATTTTCCCGGTGAGATTTTATCATTCCGCTCAGATTCAAAGCTCGTTGTTGATGCGGTAGATACCGGTTTTATCAAAAATCCGGTTTACAAGCCCTTACTTGCTGCCATCAACGATAAAGCGAGCCAGTTTCCTTATTTCTTTATCAAATGGATCCCGGAAAAGCAGAATCCGAACGCAGACAGGCTTGCCAGACAGGCGATTATGAGGGAATGA
- a CDS encoding metal-dependent hydrolase codes for MDGKLHAVIGAGTGVAVAQSIGMEPVETAVLMGAGIIAGLVPDLDTAGKLANKISLSHKMIQGFVRTTGILAGAYAWFGLSGYAMYIGLALGIFLLLIAPKFSQKLMLLISGVAVIAAGLAMSEIWVWLSGSYVAGAALVAHRSYTHSIIGLIFFAIIAFYVNERFAMEGLFWTLVLGYASHLLADMRFIPGNKRGIKLFLPFSQKGV; via the coding sequence ATGGATGGAAAACTTCACGCTGTCATCGGTGCCGGAACCGGAGTGGCCGTTGCTCAGTCAATCGGCATGGAGCCGGTGGAGACGGCTGTTTTGATGGGTGCGGGTATCATCGCCGGATTAGTGCCAGATCTCGATACAGCAGGAAAACTCGCAAACAAAATATCGTTATCCCATAAAATGATCCAGGGCTTTGTTCGGACAACCGGTATTTTAGCAGGAGCCTATGCGTGGTTCGGTTTATCAGGCTATGCGATGTATATCGGGCTTGCACTTGGCATTTTTCTGTTATTGATTGCGCCCAAATTTTCCCAAAAGTTAATGCTGCTCATAAGTGGCGTGGCGGTTATTGCGGCTGGTTTGGCCATGTCGGAAATTTGGGTGTGGCTGTCAGGGAGTTACGTAGCGGGGGCTGCGCTGGTGGCTCACAGGAGCTATACACATTCAATAATCGGACTTATCTTTTTTGCCATCATTGCGTTTTATGTGAATGAACGATTTGCCATGGAGGGGTTATTCTGGACACTTGTGTTGGGGTATGCGAGTCATTTGCTGGCGGACATGCGGTTTATTCCGGGAAATAAGCGCGGAATCAAATTATTCTTGCCGTTCAGCCAAAAAGGTGTTTGA
- a CDS encoding superoxide dismutase, which produces MTMQQEEADWLERLVAWTEQCDQLVASLETRSDKVPGANIDRNAWQLRFRELGEMADAYREQLLQDAETADAADEMGSLNTKAHQLKSEFVQLMKENSSGEFSEDSELDADDEERKSTTTVPIGEHTLPPLAYDYNALEPHISEEIMRLHHDKHHQGYVDGLNNAEKEMQKARRNSDFSLIRHWEDEAAFNGAGHYLHTIFWENMSPNGGGKPDGAIAKEIKRTFGDFNQFKEHFSKAAENVQAVGWALLVWSPRSHRTEILQAEKHQNLTQQDVIPLLVLDVWEHAYYLQYHNNRKDYIDAWWNVVCWDSVNRRFNEAIKVKWEPY; this is translated from the coding sequence ATGACGATGCAACAGGAAGAAGCAGACTGGCTGGAGCGGTTAGTGGCGTGGACGGAACAGTGCGATCAGCTGGTGGCTTCATTAGAAACGCGTTCAGATAAAGTACCGGGTGCAAATATTGATAGGAACGCGTGGCAGCTCCGTTTTCGCGAACTGGGAGAAATGGCAGACGCCTACCGTGAGCAATTGCTGCAGGACGCGGAAACGGCTGATGCAGCGGATGAGATGGGATCATTGAATACAAAAGCACACCAGCTCAAAAGTGAATTTGTTCAATTGATGAAGGAAAACAGTTCCGGGGAGTTTTCAGAAGACAGTGAACTTGATGCGGATGATGAGGAACGAAAATCAACAACAACTGTTCCAATCGGCGAGCATACTCTGCCACCGCTCGCCTATGACTACAATGCGCTGGAACCGCATATCAGCGAGGAGATTATGCGGCTGCATCATGACAAACACCATCAAGGCTATGTGGACGGCTTGAATAACGCTGAAAAAGAGATGCAAAAAGCCCGGAGGAACAGTGACTTCTCGCTGATTCGGCATTGGGAAGATGAAGCGGCATTCAATGGTGCCGGACACTATCTGCACACGATTTTCTGGGAAAATATGAGTCCGAACGGCGGCGGGAAACCGGACGGTGCGATTGCAAAAGAAATCAAGCGGACATTCGGTGATTTTAATCAATTTAAAGAGCATTTTTCCAAAGCAGCTGAAAATGTGCAGGCTGTCGGATGGGCGCTGCTTGTCTGGTCACCGCGTTCACACCGGACCGAAATCCTGCAGGCGGAGAAGCATCAGAATCTTACCCAACAGGATGTGATCCCGCTGCTCGTCCTTGATGTCTGGGAGCACGCGTATTACCTGCAGTATCACAACAACCGTAAAGATTACATCGATGCATGGTGGAACGTTGTCTGCTGGGACAGTGTGAATAGACGGTTTAACGAGGCGATAAAGGTAAAGTGGGAGCCTTATTAA
- a CDS encoding DUF819 domain-containing protein translates to METSLISPDNTWALWAFLTGWAAASIYLEQKYAWASKMSGAIIALIGAMLLANFNVIPLESSVYDAVWNYVVPLAIPLLLFQANIKKIWQESGRMLTIFLLSAIGTVAGTIVSFSLLKDVIPHLDKLGAMMAGSYTGGSVNLAAMASKFEAPGELVSALVVADNAMMALFFFVLMAIPAIGFFRRRYQTPHVEEVEAKTADNEGETQAASFWQRKEMSLKDIAASVATAFVLVAVSFHLADFFARIVPTGANTNIFFQLLGGIIGDQYLVLTTLTVLVVVAFPNYFENIRGTQEIGTFLIYIFFVVIGVPASLALVVTTAPLLLVFTLIIVVFNLLFSLVLGKLFKFNLEEVVLASNANLGGPTTAAAMAIAKGWNKLIVPILLVGTLGYIIGNYIGTGLGMWFQTVM, encoded by the coding sequence TTGGAAACGTCATTGATATCTCCGGATAACACGTGGGCGCTCTGGGCGTTTTTGACCGGCTGGGCAGCGGCGAGCATTTATCTGGAGCAAAAATATGCCTGGGCGTCCAAGATGTCCGGTGCGATCATTGCCCTGATTGGGGCCATGTTGCTTGCTAACTTCAACGTGATTCCGCTTGAGTCAAGTGTCTATGATGCAGTCTGGAATTATGTGGTGCCACTCGCCATTCCGCTCTTGCTATTTCAGGCCAACATTAAAAAAATCTGGCAGGAAAGTGGCCGGATGCTGACAATTTTCCTGTTAAGCGCTATCGGGACTGTGGCGGGGACCATTGTCTCATTTTCTTTGCTTAAGGATGTTATTCCGCATCTGGATAAGCTGGGAGCGATGATGGCAGGTTCTTACACCGGCGGAAGCGTGAACCTTGCAGCCATGGCTTCTAAATTCGAAGCGCCGGGGGAGCTCGTTTCAGCGCTTGTTGTTGCTGATAACGCGATGATGGCCCTGTTCTTTTTTGTTCTGATGGCGATTCCGGCTATCGGATTTTTCCGGAGAAGGTACCAGACACCGCATGTGGAAGAAGTTGAAGCAAAAACAGCCGACAACGAAGGGGAAACACAAGCAGCCTCGTTCTGGCAGCGTAAAGAGATGTCGTTAAAGGATATTGCCGCAAGTGTTGCCACGGCGTTCGTCCTCGTTGCGGTATCGTTCCATCTGGCTGATTTCTTTGCTCGTATTGTTCCGACTGGTGCGAATACCAACATTTTCTTTCAGTTACTGGGCGGGATTATCGGTGATCAGTACTTGGTGTTAACGACTCTGACCGTTCTGGTGGTTGTTGCCTTCCCGAATTATTTTGAAAATATCCGGGGGACACAAGAGATTGGAACATTCCTGATTTACATATTCTTTGTCGTGATCGGTGTCCCGGCATCACTCGCTTTGGTCGTGACAACCGCACCGCTTCTGCTTGTGTTTACGCTGATCATTGTTGTATTCAACCTGCTTTTCTCACTTGTCCTCGGAAAGCTGTTTAAATTTAACCTCGAGGAAGTGGTGCTTGCCAGCAACGCCAACCTTGGCGGGCCCACAACCGCTGCCGCCATGGCTATCGCCAAAGGCTGGAACAAACTGATTGTGCCAATTTTGCTTGTCGGTACGCTTGGTTACATTATCGGCAATTACATCGGAACCGGACTTGGTATGTGGTTCCAGACGGTGATGTAA
- a CDS encoding DUF3427 domain-containing protein has translation MYKENNLIVNSEQTNLLKELTSSLETCNRFYFSVAFVNFSGLQLLLDALKEAKQRGVEGKIITSTYLNFTEPKALDRIREFENIDLKIFVTERNIGFHTKAYIFEYDDYFKVMIGSSNITQSALKSNVEWNVEIISKNDESFIQQVISEFHGLWDRSTVVDDFFIQDYKQFIKNIDRVTSSQTMIYEKAEYIVPNSMQHKAMENLERLRNLGEKKALVIAATGTGKTYMSAFDVKKLKPKKLLFVVHREEILAKAKETYEKLLPNSNLTFGMLTGTRKDFDADYIFATNKTISRYYHRFNSNEFDYIIYDEAHHVTAETYQHVIDYFKPDFMLGMTATPERGDSQSIFGIFDFNVALEVRLHDALEDDIVVPFHYFGITDIDEIDLSDVPVDDLDEITKRLKVNERVDFVIEKMKFYGHDGKKRKCLGFCASKEHARYMAAEFNNRGIPSSYLSGEDDVPVREARIAELEDDLNELQVIFTVNIFNEGVDIPSVNTVLMLRPTNSPIVFIQQLGRGLRKYQDKSFLTVLDFIGNHTKTFLIAIALNGNRYYDKESLKVAISTGFAHLPGATHIQMDKISQERILAQIDQEKFTSMKYLKEEYFEFKKMNSGRVPDLLMDYYKYDGAPDPVRFIDKEKSYLNFVAKVEKDQQLQQLLAYESFEKVLKWLSSMLPLKRIYDFIILNYLLEHPSVTIDEVEQEILKWVEMVDEDSVFHAMEFLNQKFFDDTQKKRVPKLANLHGERLTRSHLFEQLLANPNYKRYLYDVIEYGLFRYEREFGEDYLGVPHFKLYEQYRMMDAALLSNFRKTHSSFRGSGLLVNGKDYFLYIDLHKEADIKESINYNDKIIDRIHFQWETPNKTSQGTDQGKNIIFNQDRGINLHLFVRKFKEIEKNSIEPYIYIGKGNTISFKGEKPIEVQLELENTLPQQLYTELTEKV, from the coding sequence ATGTATAAAGAAAACAATCTAATTGTAAATTCTGAGCAAACAAATCTACTAAAAGAATTAACGTCTTCCTTGGAAACATGTAATCGATTCTATTTTAGTGTAGCCTTTGTTAATTTCAGTGGTCTCCAGCTTCTTTTGGATGCATTGAAGGAAGCGAAACAAAGGGGAGTAGAAGGAAAAATTATTACTTCTACTTACCTGAATTTCACGGAACCAAAAGCGTTGGATAGAATACGAGAATTTGAGAATATAGATTTGAAGATTTTTGTGACTGAGCGTAATATTGGGTTCCATACAAAAGCATACATATTTGAATATGATGATTATTTTAAAGTAATGATTGGCTCCTCAAACATTACTCAATCTGCGTTAAAAAGTAATGTGGAATGGAATGTTGAGATTATTTCAAAAAATGATGAATCTTTTATCCAGCAAGTAATTTCGGAGTTCCATGGATTATGGGATAGAAGTACAGTTGTTGATGATTTTTTTATACAGGATTATAAACAGTTTATTAAGAATATTGATCGCGTAACTTCTTCTCAAACTATGATCTATGAGAAAGCTGAGTACATTGTTCCTAATTCAATGCAACACAAGGCGATGGAAAACTTGGAACGGCTTCGCAATCTGGGCGAGAAAAAAGCTTTGGTAATAGCGGCGACAGGGACAGGGAAAACATATATGTCCGCATTTGATGTAAAGAAATTGAAGCCTAAGAAACTTCTGTTTGTCGTTCACCGTGAAGAGATTTTGGCAAAAGCGAAGGAAACGTACGAAAAGCTGCTTCCAAATAGTAATTTAACATTTGGAATGTTAACAGGGACTAGGAAAGATTTTGATGCAGATTATATATTTGCGACGAATAAGACGATTTCACGATATTATCATAGGTTCAATTCAAATGAATTTGATTATATTATTTATGATGAAGCGCACCATGTTACAGCGGAAACTTATCAACATGTAATTGACTATTTTAAACCTGACTTCATGTTAGGAATGACAGCGACACCTGAGCGTGGAGACAGTCAATCTATCTTTGGAATTTTTGATTTTAACGTGGCGCTTGAGGTCCGTTTGCACGATGCGCTAGAAGATGACATCGTTGTTCCATTCCATTACTTTGGGATCACGGATATTGATGAAATTGATCTTAGTGATGTTCCCGTTGATGATTTAGATGAAATTACAAAACGGCTTAAAGTCAACGAGCGTGTAGACTTTGTTATCGAAAAGATGAAGTTTTATGGGCATGATGGAAAGAAACGTAAATGTTTAGGATTCTGTGCCAGTAAGGAGCATGCCCGTTATATGGCAGCAGAATTTAATAACCGTGGTATTCCAAGCTCATATTTGTCAGGGGAGGACGACGTGCCTGTAAGAGAAGCACGAATAGCAGAACTGGAAGATGATTTGAACGAGTTACAAGTAATTTTTACAGTAAATATTTTTAATGAAGGAGTCGATATACCTTCTGTTAATACGGTTTTAATGCTTCGACCAACGAACTCCCCGATCGTATTTATTCAACAGCTAGGGCGTGGGTTGAGAAAGTATCAGGACAAATCCTTCTTAACAGTACTTGATTTCATAGGGAATCATACGAAGACATTCTTAATTGCGATAGCCCTAAATGGAAATCGTTATTATGATAAGGAAAGTCTGAAGGTAGCAATATCTACAGGATTTGCACATCTGCCAGGTGCTACTCATATTCAAATGGATAAAATATCACAGGAACGTATTTTGGCACAAATTGATCAGGAGAAGTTCACGTCGATGAAGTATTTAAAAGAGGAGTATTTCGAGTTTAAGAAAATGAACAGTGGCCGAGTACCTGACTTGTTGATGGATTACTATAAGTACGATGGAGCACCCGATCCGGTAAGATTCATTGATAAAGAAAAGTCCTACTTAAACTTTGTGGCAAAAGTGGAAAAAGATCAACAGCTACAACAGTTACTAGCCTATGAAAGCTTTGAAAAGGTATTGAAGTGGCTATCCAGCATGTTACCATTAAAGCGAATCTATGACTTTATTATATTAAACTATTTGTTGGAACATCCTTCGGTAACGATAGATGAAGTTGAGCAAGAGATTTTGAAATGGGTAGAAATGGTGGACGAGGATAGTGTATTTCATGCCATGGAGTTCCTGAATCAGAAATTCTTTGACGACACCCAGAAAAAAAGGGTTCCTAAGTTAGCAAACCTACATGGAGAGCGTCTTACCAGGTCTCACTTATTTGAACAGCTCTTAGCAAACCCTAATTATAAGAGATATCTATATGATGTTATTGAGTACGGCTTGTTTAGGTATGAAAGAGAATTTGGAGAGGACTATTTAGGTGTTCCTCATTTTAAACTATATGAGCAGTATCGTATGATGGATGCAGCTTTACTTTCAAATTTTAGAAAAACTCATAGTTCTTTCCGAGGTTCTGGGCTTTTGGTAAATGGGAAGGACTATTTTCTTTATATTGACTTACATAAAGAAGCTGATATAAAGGAGAGCATCAATTATAATGATAAAATTATAGATCGCATTCATTTTCAATGGGAAACACCAAATAAAACATCTCAAGGTACGGATCAAGGTAAAAATATTATTTTTAACCAGGATAGAGGGATTAATCTACATTTATTTGTTCGGAAATTTAAAGAGATCGAGAAGAATAGTATCGAACCGTACATTTATATTGGAAAAGGTAACACGATCTCCTTTAAAGGAGAAAAACCGATCGAAGTACAACTGGAATTGGAGAATACACTCCCACAACAACTATATACTGAACTAACAGAAAAAGTATAG
- a CDS encoding (deoxy)nucleoside triphosphate pyrophosphohydrolase — protein sequence MKKTVKVVAAIIENENEEILCALRSPEMSIPNTWEFPGGKVEDGEDLFTALEREITEEFTCTIKASEVFNENVHEYDTFIINLIALKANLIEGEPTLNEHSKVIWLKREDLQSLSWAPADIPAVEQLIKEV from the coding sequence ATGAAAAAAACAGTAAAAGTAGTTGCAGCTATTATCGAAAATGAAAATGAAGAAATATTATGTGCACTCCGCTCTCCAGAAATGTCAATCCCAAACACGTGGGAATTTCCAGGTGGAAAAGTTGAAGATGGTGAAGACCTTTTCACCGCATTAGAACGTGAAATTACAGAAGAATTTACTTGTACAATTAAAGCATCAGAAGTTTTTAATGAAAACGTTCATGAGTACGATACTTTCATTATCAATCTTATAGCCCTTAAAGCTAATTTAATTGAAGGTGAACCAACCTTAAACGAGCATTCCAAAGTTATTTGGTTAAAGAGGGAAGACCTGCAATCACTCTCCTGGGCTCCTGCAGACATCCCGGCAGTAGAACAGCTAATTAAAGAAGTATAG
- a CDS encoding Cof-type HAD-IIB family hydrolase, whose translation MSIRAMFIDMDGTLLTSSNEISQRNAEAINRLINQGVKVFLATGRQYEITAPYHRMLGLKTPMICLNGASIHDGITGDIAGKKPVILDEGRFHRIINENSCNVIVHTTDGLFCNRTSKEVDVWTREGKVPPRYIGDLREADYRNVLKYTVKTGRHGSHMSHLFSEEADVINWQDGFEIVAPGVSKWAAIKTLIGAFGINPEETATIGDGPNDIQMLTGAGIGVAMENAVPETKTAANFVTGHHESDGLAEFIEQYLIQSFAM comes from the coding sequence ATGAGTATACGTGCTATGTTCATTGATATGGATGGAACATTGCTGACGTCATCAAACGAGATTTCCCAGCGCAATGCGGAAGCAATTAACAGGCTGATAAATCAGGGAGTAAAGGTATTTCTGGCTACAGGACGGCAATATGAGATTACGGCACCTTATCACCGTATGCTTGGGTTGAAGACGCCAATGATTTGTTTAAATGGTGCCTCGATTCACGATGGGATCACGGGTGATATTGCCGGTAAGAAACCCGTTATTTTGGATGAAGGGCGTTTCCATCGGATTATCAATGAGAACTCCTGTAACGTCATTGTACACACAACTGATGGACTCTTTTGCAACAGAACGTCTAAGGAGGTCGATGTGTGGACCAGGGAAGGCAAAGTTCCGCCAAGGTATATCGGTGATTTGCGGGAGGCGGATTACCGTAACGTGTTGAAATACACTGTCAAGACCGGCCGTCATGGTTCGCATATGTCACATTTGTTCAGTGAGGAGGCGGATGTTATTAACTGGCAAGACGGGTTTGAGATTGTTGCGCCCGGCGTTTCGAAATGGGCAGCTATCAAAACGCTGATCGGAGCTTTTGGCATTAATCCTGAAGAAACAGCAACCATTGGGGACGGTCCGAATGATATCCAAATGCTTACCGGCGCAGGTATAGGTGTTGCAATGGAAAATGCTGTGCCGGAAACGAAAACAGCAGCCAATTTTGTTACGGGCCATCATGAAAGTGACGGCTTGGCTGAATTTATTGAGCAATACTTGATCCAGTCATTTGCCATGTGA
- a CDS encoding potassium/proton antiporter has product MDASVTSFVLMFAIMLLVGVFTTKFSARLGLPSLVLFLFVGMILNEFIYFENVELTQLVGIMALIIILFEGGTQTKWNNMRQVVAPASVLATVGVLITSVIIGFAAYYILGLTMLEGMLFGAIVGSTDAAAVFAVLGSKNINKRLTATLEAESGSNDPMAVFLTVMFIEMIQVPDTTIWSAVGDFFLQMGFGLIFGLVFGRLSVLLINKIQLDVSGMYPLLALGSAVLTFGVTDYLGGSGFLAVYVMGILVGNSDLMHKFSIVRFNEGFAWMMQIIMFIFLGMLVFPSDLLEVGWQGILLAIILMFVARPIATFLCMVFFKYNLKEQVFLSWTGLKGAVPIVLATYPIIAGVENSYVIFNAVFFVVLISALVQGSTLSPFASKLGLTEEGTDFDSSGFEMIHLGNTNSEIIKLPIGKKAPVVQSTLTDITLPNDTLVIGIVRNEELITPSGATMIETGDMLFVLSEREKRPEVREVFLGKKEKKEKPKKKRWWKIFGSKRE; this is encoded by the coding sequence ATGGATGCCTCTGTAACATCATTCGTATTAATGTTCGCAATCATGCTCCTTGTCGGTGTGTTTACAACAAAATTCTCGGCTCGTCTTGGCTTGCCTTCACTTGTTCTTTTCTTGTTTGTTGGGATGATCCTCAACGAATTCATTTATTTTGAGAATGTGGAACTTACCCAGTTGGTCGGTATCATGGCGCTGATTATCATCCTGTTTGAGGGTGGTACACAGACGAAATGGAATAATATGCGTCAGGTCGTTGCACCGGCGAGTGTGCTGGCAACTGTTGGGGTTTTGATTACCTCGGTTATTATTGGATTTGCAGCTTATTATATTCTTGGTTTGACCATGCTGGAAGGTATGCTGTTTGGGGCGATTGTTGGTTCAACTGACGCTGCAGCGGTCTTCGCTGTGCTTGGTAGTAAAAATATTAATAAGCGATTGACGGCAACCCTGGAAGCTGAATCCGGGTCGAATGATCCGATGGCAGTCTTTTTGACCGTTATGTTTATTGAAATGATTCAAGTTCCGGACACCACGATTTGGTCGGCGGTCGGCGACTTTTTTCTCCAAATGGGATTTGGCTTGATCTTCGGCTTGGTATTTGGCCGGTTAAGTGTGCTCTTAATCAATAAAATACAATTGGATGTCTCCGGGATGTACCCGCTACTGGCATTGGGGAGCGCTGTTTTAACATTTGGCGTGACCGATTATCTGGGCGGGAGCGGATTTTTAGCCGTATACGTGATGGGTATTCTGGTTGGGAATAGTGATTTGATGCATAAATTCTCAATCGTTCGATTTAATGAAGGATTTGCATGGATGATGCAGATCATCATGTTTATTTTCCTTGGAATGCTCGTCTTCCCAAGCGATTTGTTAGAAGTGGGCTGGCAAGGGATTCTATTAGCGATTATCCTCATGTTCGTGGCCAGGCCGATTGCAACCTTTTTATGTATGGTATTTTTCAAGTACAATTTGAAAGAACAGGTATTTCTGTCATGGACAGGGTTGAAAGGTGCCGTGCCAATTGTCCTGGCAACTTACCCGATTATAGCGGGTGTTGAAAATTCTTATGTGATTTTTAATGCGGTCTTTTTCGTTGTCTTGATCTCGGCTCTCGTACAGGGAAGTACACTATCACCATTTGCATCAAAATTGGGATTGACAGAGGAAGGGACGGATTTTGATTCGAGCGGTTTTGAAATGATCCATTTGGGCAACACGAATTCTGAAATCATCAAACTGCCAATCGGCAAAAAAGCACCGGTCGTTCAGTCCACACTGACAGACATTACGCTGCCGAATGATACATTGGTCATTGGCATTGTTCGGAATGAAGAATTAATCACGCCGAGCGGGGCTACGATGATTGAAACCGGTGATATGCTATTTGTTCTCAGTGAAAGAGAAAAACGGCCTGAAGTCAGAGAAGTCTTTTTAGGGAAGAAAGAAAAGAAGGAAAAGCCGAAGAAGAAAAGATGGTGGAAAATTTTCGGCAGTAAAAGGGAATAG
- a CDS encoding aldo/keto reductase yields the protein MAKQVQLGKTDLSINPVGLGTNAVGGHNLFPDTDEETGKELVQTAIDNGINFLDTAYLYGQGRSEELVGEVVKASGKRSDLVIASKVSPIFQDGGMKNDNAPAFLKQEVENSLRRLQTDYIDLMYIHYPDEKTPEAEAVGALKELKDEGKIRAIGISNFTPDQLKAANQDGYVDVYQGEYNLLNRGAEKALFPYTTEHQISFIPFFPLAAGLLAGKYDKNAQFTDIRSGMPYFEGDAFEENLAKVDKLRQIADAKGAEVAHVVLAWYLRRDAIDAIIPGAKRAEQVLNNQKTLDVQLTDNEIHEIDRIFQ from the coding sequence ATGGCAAAACAAGTACAACTAGGCAAAACCGATCTATCTATAAATCCGGTTGGACTGGGAACAAACGCAGTCGGCGGGCATAACCTGTTTCCTGACACAGATGAAGAAACAGGAAAAGAACTTGTCCAAACAGCTATCGATAATGGCATCAACTTTCTCGATACAGCTTATTTATACGGCCAGGGACGGTCGGAAGAATTAGTTGGTGAAGTTGTCAAAGCAAGCGGCAAACGTTCTGATTTGGTCATTGCCTCAAAAGTGTCGCCGATTTTTCAAGATGGCGGCATGAAAAATGACAATGCACCGGCCTTTTTAAAGCAGGAAGTTGAAAACAGCTTGAGACGCCTCCAGACCGACTATATTGATTTAATGTATATCCATTATCCAGATGAAAAAACACCTGAAGCAGAAGCGGTCGGTGCGTTAAAAGAATTAAAAGATGAAGGGAAAATCCGTGCCATCGGTATTTCCAATTTCACCCCTGATCAATTGAAAGCAGCCAACCAGGACGGTTATGTTGATGTTTATCAGGGTGAATATAACCTGTTGAACCGGGGCGCGGAAAAGGCGCTGTTCCCTTACACAACAGAGCATCAGATATCGTTTATTCCTTTCTTTCCACTGGCGGCGGGACTATTGGCAGGTAAATATGATAAAAATGCGCAATTCACAGATATACGTTCAGGAATGCCATACTTTGAAGGAGATGCCTTTGAGGAAAATCTGGCAAAGGTGGATAAACTGCGACAAATCGCTGATGCAAAAGGTGCAGAAGTCGCACATGTCGTGCTTGCCTGGTACCTGAGGCGAGATGCGATCGATGCTATCATCCCTGGTGCCAAGCGGGCTGAGCAGGTGCTCAATAATCAGAAGACATTGGATGTTCAGTTGACAGATAATGAAATCCATGAAATTGACCGGATTTTTCAATAA